A stretch of the Malus sylvestris chromosome 10, drMalSylv7.2, whole genome shotgun sequence genome encodes the following:
- the LOC126585885 gene encoding tryptophan synthase alpha chain-like, which translates to MAAASSLKSAAGFLQLKKPQNPLLLSSPNQVSTISTKKFAPIAALTATPVVSLSQTFINLKDQGKVAFIPYITAGDPDLSITAEALKVLDSCGSDIIELGVPYSDPLADGPAIQAAATRSLARGTNLNAIISMLKEVIPQLSCPIALFTYYNPILKRGIPEFMSTIKDVGVHGLVVPDVPLEETEILRKEAAKNNIELVLLTTPTTPIDQMKAIAEASEGFLYLVSSIGVTGARASVNERVPALLKEIKETTKRPVAVGFGISKPEHAKQVAGWGAEGVIVGSAMVKLLGEAKTPEEGLKELATFTKSLKSALL; encoded by the exons ATGGCGGCTGCTTCTTCTCTGAAATCTGCAGCTGGGTTTCTCCAACTGAAGAAACCACAAAATCCTTTGCTTCTTAGCTCTCCCAATCAAGTATCCACCATTTCGACCAAGAAGTTTGCTCCAATAGCGGCTCTCACAGCCACCCCAGTCGTCAGCCTCTCCCAGACTTTCATAAATTTGAAGGATCAGGGAAAG GTTGCATTTATCCCTTACATCACTGCTGGTGATCCTGACCTTTCAATCACGGCAGAAGCATTGAAGGTGCTCGATTCTTGTGGATCGGACATAATCGAATTAGGCGTGCCGTATTCTGATCCATTAGCAGATGGTCCAGCTATACAG GCTGCAGCCACCCGTTCCTTGGCAAGAGGGACCAATCTCAATGCAattatttcaatgttgaagGAG GTGATTCCCCAATTGTCTTGCCCAATTGCTCTGTTTACATACTATAACCCGATTTTGAAGCGTGGGATTCCAGAGTTCATGTCCACCATCAAAGATGTTGGTGTACATG GGCTTGTGGTTCCAGATGTTCCATTGGAGGAAACAGAAATTTTAAGAAAGGAAGCTGCGAAAAATAATATTGAATTG GTATTACTAACAACACCCACTACTCCAATTGATCAAATGAAGGCCATTGCCGAAGCTTCAGAAGGATTTCTGTACCTG GTGAGCTCGATCGGAGTTACTGGTGCCCGTGCATCTGTGAATGAACGAGTTCCTGCTCTTTTAAAGGAAATTAAAGAG ACAACAAAAAGGCCTGTTGCGGTTGGTTTCGGCATCTCAAAGCCCGAACACGCGAAACAG GTAGCCGGGTGGGGAGCCGAAGGCGTTATCGTTGGTAGTGCGATGGTGAAGCTGTTGGGCGAAGCGAAAACTCCCGAGGAGGGGTTGAAggaactagcaaccttcaccaAGTCTTTGAAATCTGCCCTCCTCTGA